CCACGGATTGACGGTGCTGACGAAGATGTTGCCTGGGTGCATGTCGGCATGGAAAAAGCTGTCGCGGAATACTTGGGTGAAGAAGATCTCCACGCCACGTTCGGCGAGCATTTTCATGTCGGTGCGCTGGTCGGCGAGGGTTGCCAGATCGGTGACCTGAATGCCGTAGATGCGTTCCATCACCAGCACTTTCGGCCGGCACCAGTCCCAATAGACTTGCGGTACATACAGCAGCGGCGAGCCTTCGAAGTTGCGCTTCAACTGGCTGGCGTTGGCCGCCTCGCGAAGCAGATCGAGTTCGTCGTAGATGGTTTTTTCGTAGTCCTGCACCACGTCGACCGGGTGCAGCAGACGCGCGTCGGCAGACAGTTTTTCAGCCGCGCGGGCAAGGATGAACAGCCACGCCAGATCCTGCGCGATGATCGGCTTCAGACCCGGGCGGATGACCTTGACCACGACTTCTTCGCCGGTTTTCAGCTGCGCGGCATGCACCTGCGCCACCGAAGCCGAGGCCAACGGTTCGACGTCAAAACGGCTGAACACGTCGCTGATCTTCTTGCCCAGTTGCTCCTCGATCAGCTTGATCGACAGCTGCGAATCGAACGGCGGCACGCGATCCTGCAAGCGCATCAGCTCATCGGCGATGTCTTCCGGCAGCAGGTCGCGGCGGGTCGAAAGAATCTGCCCGAACTTGATGAAAATCGGCCCGAGGTCCTGCAGCGCCAGGCGCAAACGCGCGCCCCGGCTCAGGTCCAGCGGCTTGCGCGGGAACCAGCGCCACGGCAGCACATAGCGCAGCGCCAGGAGAAACCAGGGCAGCGGCAGATCGAACAGCAGGTCATCGAGGCGGTAGCGGATCACGACAGACTGGATGCGCAGCAGACGGCGGACGGCGAGCAGCTTCATGCGTTATCGCTTGGGTCGAGGGATCGGGAAAGGCGCTCGAAACGCGCCTCGAGACGTTCCAGATCAAGTTTGATCCGGTCCAGTTCGCTAAACCGCGCTTCGGCTTCGCGCTGCCCGACGAGGGTGCGCGATTCTTCGGCGAGGTATTCGGCGAGGTTCTGGTTAAGGCTGGCAAATCCTTGTTGATACCAGCGCGCGCGGCTGCGCAGATGGCCACCGACCAGTTGCGTGGCGACCGGGCCGAGCCAGCGCGAGAGTTCGTACTCCCAGTCCAGCTCAAGATCCTGCAGCACACCGGCCAGTTCCAGCAGCACGCCGCTGTCGCCATCGAGTTCGACTTCCGGGGCGTGCAGCACCGCAGTCTTGTCTTTGCTCACGGCCAGTTTGATCAGGCTCGAGGCCGGCGCACGCAGGGTGCAGTCGACAGCGGTTTCCCAATGGGACGCCAGCATCAAACCTTCGTCGCTCGGCAGAATGAACAGTTGCAGCGCCGGGCTGCGGCAGTCGACGGCAATCACCTTGCCGGTCAAATGCGCCAGCCGTGGCAACGCCGTGCTGTCGAGACGCAGCACCCGGTTGAGGCCGAGTTCAACGCTGGCGAGCAGCCCGGTGAGCAACATCAGGGCTTGATGCCACGGTGCAGGGCGACGATGCCTGCGGTCATGTTGTGATAGGTCACGCGGTCGAAACCGGCGTCGACCATCATCGACTTCAGGGTTTCCTGATTCGGGTGCATGCGGATCGATTCGGCCAGATAGCGATAGCTTTCCGAGTCGTTGGTGATCAGCTTGCCCATCAGCGGCATGAAGGCGAACGAATAGGCATCGTAGGCTTTCGACATCAGCGCGTTGGTCGGCTTGGAGAATTCCAGCACCAACAAACGACCGCCGGGCTTGAGCACGCGCAGCATTGAGCGCAGGGCGTCTTCTTTGTGCGTCACGTTGCGCAGGCCGAAGGCGATGGTCACGCAATCGAAATGGTTGTCCGGGAACGGCAGTTTTTCTGCGTCCGCCTGAACGAATTCGACGTTGCCGGCAACACCCAGATCGAGCAGACGGTCACGACCGACCTTGAGCATCGATTCGTTGATGTCAGCCAATACCACCTGACCGGTCGGGCCGACCAGGTGCGAGAATTTTTTGGTCAGATCACCGGTACCGCCGGCGATGTCCAGCACGCGGTTACCGCTGCGCACGCCCGACAGTTCGATCGCAAAACGCTTCCACAGACGGTGCATGCCGCCCGACAGAAGGTCGTTCATCAGGTCGTACTTGGCGGCTACCGAGTGGAAAACCTCAGCGACTTTTTCCGCTTTCTGGCTTTCCGGAACGTTTTTGAAGCCGAAGTGAGTGGTGGGTTCGGCATCGCTGCCTTTGCGCTGATCAGTCATATCGCTGTCACCAAAAGAGAATGCGCGACATTCTAATCCCCAAGCCATGCTTTGTCTTGGAATGGCTAAAGGTAAGATGGGCAACCCTCGGGACGATTTGCCGCAGCGGCGGTCAAGATTTACCGACACATCTTTTTCGCCCCATTCAAAAAGCAGGAGTCAATCAATGGCCAAAATCACTGTTGAGCGTGCCCACAATCTGGGTAAGGAAGCTGCCCGCGAGAAGGCCGACAAGCTGGCGCAAAAACTCTCCGAGCAATATGGCCTGGAGCCGCAATGGTCCGGCGACACCCTGAACCTCAAGCGCTCGGGCGTGAAAGGCGCGGTGCATGTGGCGGACGATTCGATCAAGGTCGACGTTGAGCTGGGCCTGATGATGTCGGCCATGAGCGGCATGATCAAAGCCGAAATCGAAAAAGCCCTCGACAAAGCTTTGGTTTGAACATCAAAAGATCGCAACCTTCGGCAGCTCCTACAGACGTACACATTCCCCTGTAGGAGCTGCCGAAGGCTGCGATCTTTTCATTCAGGCACCACCGATTCATGTCAGTTGTTAGGGTGCCGTTTCTAATTTTTCTGCCTACTTTGTGCCTGAGCCCGACACTTTCCCGGGCAGTTCCTCAAACCTTCTGCGCGTGGGGTGCACCATGGCCAAAGTTATTTTGAAGAAAAAAATCGACGTTTCGACTTCTGCTCTGAGCGACGTCAAATCCTATGCCCGCAAGATCTGGCTGGCAGGCCTGGGTGCCTACGCCAAGGTCGGCCAAGAGGGCAGCGACTACTTTCAAGAGTTGATCAAAGCTGGTCAAGCTGTTGAAAAGAAAGGCAAAAAAGCCGTCACCGAAAAACTCGAAGCGGCCAACGCCGAGATCGATGAAGCCAAGAGCGAAGTGAGTTCTTTCAAAGGTCGTGTCGAAGTTCAGCTCGACAAGGTCGAGAAGGCGTTCGACTCCCGCGTAGCAAGCGCCTTGAATCGTATCGGCATTCCGTCTAAACATGACGTTGAGACACTCTCTGCTAAGCTCGATGAGCTGACGGCATTGCTCGAACGCGTCGCGCGTAAATCTTAAGGAGAACGGGATGGCTGGTAAAAAGAACACCGATAAAGAAGGCAGCTCGTGGATCGGGAAAGTCGAAGACTACTCCCGCAAAATCTGGCTGGCTGGTTTAGGCGTGTACTCGAAGATCGACACTGACGGCAGCAAGCTCTTCGATACATTGGTCAAAGACGGCGAGAAAGCCGAGAAGCTCACCAAGTCCGCAGTCGGCAAAAAAGTCGATGCCGCCAAGGACTCCGCTTCTTCGGCCAAGTCGCGCATCAGCGGCGTGAAAGATCGCGCACTGGGCAAGTGGGACGAGCTGGAAGGGGCTTTCGACAAGCGCCTGAACAGCGCGATTTCGCGCCTCGGTGTACCGAGCCGCAATGAAGTCAAAGCACTCAACAGCAAGGTCGACACACTGACCAAACAGATCGAGAAACTCACCGGTCTGAAAGCCCAGCCTGTGGCGGCGAAAACCGCTGCGGCAAAACCGGCAGCGAAAACGGCTGCGGCCAAACCAGCGGCCAAGTCTGCTGCCAAGCCACTGGCCAAAGCGGCAGCTAAACCCGCGGCAAAAGCCGCGGCTAAACCGGCTGCGAAAACCGCTGCCGCCAAGCCCGCAGCCAAAGCTGCAGCCAAACCGGTTGCCGCCAAAGCCGCTGCCAAAACTGCAGCAAAACCTGCGGCCAAAACTGCAGCGAAACCAGCCGCCAAGCCAGCAGCGAAAACCGCTGCGGCCAAACCAGCTGCCAAGCCTGCGGCCAAACCGGCAGCAGCGAAGAAACCGGCAGTGAAAAAACCGGCCGCGCCGAAAGCCGCAGCGCCGAAGCCAGCAGCACCTGCTGCAGCCAGGCCGGCCACTCCGGCAGCCCCGGTGAGCGCGTCGAACTCCGCCGCGGCACCGACTCCGGCGGCTACCCCGACTGTTGCATCGACCCCGTCGACGCCAACCAGTCAGTCCTGATTCTTCAGGGCAAAACAAAACGCCCGGCCTGTGAAGGTCGGGCGTTTTTGTTTGTGCTTTTTAAAAGCTTACCCTCACCCCAGCCCTCTCCCGGAGGGAGAGGGAGCCGACCGCAATGTCTTGCGTCATGCATCGACCTGAAAAACCGAGTCGATTATGGATTCAACAGAGAAATTTCAGGTCGGCGTAGCTCATCAGCATCCCCGGATCAGTCCCCTCTCCCTCCGGGCGGTCCGACGTTTCGGGAGGGTTAGGGGGAGGGGTTTTTGATTCAGTCGTGATCTTCAAGGTACTGCAGGGCCATGCGTTCGGTGGCGACCTTAACCGGCGGCAGCAAGTGCGGCGCTACCAGCATCATGATCTGGTACACGACCAATCTCACCTCACCCTCCCGATCCAGAATCCGCTGATAATCCAGCGAAAACAGCAGCGTCATGGTGATCTGCTCCACCAACTGCCCCAACGCCTGCGTATCACTGACCAACTGCCCTCCAGCCTTCAACCGCGCCAGCAACGACGCTAGGGTGCGCTTCAACGCATTGAGCAGATGTCGAATGCCCTTGGCCAGTTTTGGCAGTCGTCCGGCGAGGTTCGACAGGTCCTGAAACAGAAAGCGATACTGCGCCAGCCGCTCGACGATCAAATGCAGAAACAGCCAGTAATCCTCAGGTGCCAGTTCCACATCCGCTGGCGGATCGAGCAGTGGCGCCAGTTCATTCTGGAAGCGTTCGAACAACCCGAGAATCAGCGGTTCCTTGCCGTGGAAGTGGTAGTAGAGATTGCCCGGGCTGATCCCCATTTCGTTGGCCACCTCCATGGTGGAAACGTTCGGCTCGCCCTTTTCGTTGAACAGTTGCAAAGCACATTCGAGAATCCGGTCGCGGGTTTTCATCCAGTCTTCTTAGAAAAGTTCGGTTAAGCGTCAGCGCACACGCACGTAAGTACCGGGCGCTGCCTCCATCGGTGGATAGTTCGGATTGCCGAGGGTGAACGAGGTTTCGTGCTGGGCGCCGGAGCGCTGTTGAATCCATTCCAGCCACTGCGGCCACCAACTGCCGTCGACGTGCTTGCCGTCGTAGTACCAGGCGCGCGGGTCGCTGCTCATCTTGCCGTTCTCGACGTACGCGGCTTTCGGGTTGCTTGGCGGGTTGAGAATGCTCTGCACATGGCCGCTGTTGGACAGCAAGAAACGCCGCTCGCCACCGAGCAGCAGGGTCGAGCGATACACCGCATCCCACGGTGTGATGTGGTCGTTCATGCCGGCGACGCTGAAGCTGTCGACGGTGACTTTCTGCAGATCGATCGGCGTGCCACAGACCTCAAGTCCACCCGGATGGGTCAGCGGGTTGTGCTTGAAGAAGTCCAGCAAGTCGCCGTGAAACGCGGCGGGCAGACGGGTGTTGTCGTTGTTCCAGTAGAGGATGTCGAAGGCCGGCGGCTCTTTGCCCAGCAGGTAGTTGTTGACGAAGTAGCTCCAGATCAGATCGTTGGGGCGCATCCAAGCGAAGACCTTGGCCATGTCGCGACCTTCGAGCACGCCTTTCTGATAGGAGCGACGCTTGGCCGCTTCGAGGGTTTGCTCATCGGCAAACAGCGTAGCCGAGGTTTCGATTTCGCTGTCGAGCAGGCTGACCAGATACGTCGCGCTGGAAACCCTTCGCAGCTGCCGCTTGGCCTGCAAATGCCCTTGCAGCGCGGCGATGGTCAGCCCGCCAGCGCAGGCGCCCATCAGGTTGACCTCGCGGGCGCCGGTGATCGCCCGGCAGATGTTCATCGCTTCTTCCACAGCCTCGACGTAGGTCGACAGGCCCCATTCGCGATGGCGCACATCCGGGTTGCGCCAACTGATCATGAACGTCTGCAAACCGTTTTTCAGGGCGTACTGGACGAAGCTGTTGTGCGGGCTCAGGTCGAAAATGTAGTACTTGTTGATTTGCGGCGGCACCACCAGCAGCGGCTTGGCGTACTGCTTTTCGCTCATCGGTTTGTACTGGATCAGTTCCAGCATCTCGTTGCGAAACACCACCGAGCCGGTGGTGGTGGCGACGGTTTTGCCGACCTCGAAAGCCTGTTTGGTCACCTGACGTGGCAAGCCGTCGTTGTGCAGCAGGTCATCGAACAAATGACTGAGACCGCGCACCAGGCTGTGCCCACCGGAGTTGAACAGCTCCTTGACCGCCAGTGGATTGAGCAGGGTGTTCGACGGCGCCACGGCGTCGTTGAGCAGGGTGAAGGCGAAGTGCGCACGAGCGCGATCGTCCGGGCTCATGTTGCTTTCATCGATCCAGCTTTTGACCTGCTTCTGCCAGGCCAGATAGGCCTGCAGGCTACGCCGGTAAAACGGGTTGAGGCTCCACGCCGGATCGGCGAAGCGGCTGTCGTTCGGATTGGTCGGGTGCAGAGTTTCGCCGAGCAGCACGCGGCCCAATTGGCCGCCGAGTTTCAAGGCATGCTTCGCACTGTGGATCGGGTTACGCAGGCCATGGGCTGCCACATTGCGCAAGGTCGAAATCAAATCCCGCCCACGCAGGCCGGTGATCGCACTTTGTGCGTTGATGAACACGGCGGGGCTGGGCACTACGCCCGTCGCTGGTTTGTCGCGCATGACTCAACACTCCTTCGTCTTCAGGCCAAAAACAAACTCACCGAACCAGAACACCATAGACGCTGTTGCGGGTTGTTGCCTGCGCGGCGTCCTGCCGCGCACTCTTTGCCAAAGGCCTGCATAAAGCCTGCCGCCGGGTTTAACCGCCGAGCGGTGTCGGATGCGGATGCATCACCGCGCGCTGACGTTCCTCCTGGAGGAATTTCATGATGATCGGCGCCACCGCTTCGGCGCGGGTAATCAGGAACAGATGACCGTCGTCGATGATGTGCAGTTGGGCGTTGGGAATGCGCCAGGCGAGCATGCGCATGTTGATCAGCGGGATCAGCGGATCGTCATCGCCGGCCAGCACCAGCGTCGGCTGATGGATCTTGTGCAGCCAGTGAATGCTGGTCCAGCCCAAGCCGGCGAACAGTTGCCAGTAGTAACCGAGCTTGCCCGCCGAACGCACTTTCGCGGCGTGGCTGGCCGCGAGCGTCGGGTCGCGACGGAACGAGCCGCCGTAGATCAGCGGGGCGATGCGGATCACATGGGACGGCTGGATGTAGCGCCGGGGACTGGCCATCATCCACAGCACTTTCGGTTTGCCCGGCACCATCACCGCACCGGCAGCGGTCGCCGCCAGCACCAGTTTCTTGCAGCGCTCGGGGTAGTCGTAGGCGAACTGCTGCGCGAGCGCGCCGCCCCACGACACGCCAATGACGTTGACCTGACCGTAGTCGAGGTAATCGAGCATGCGCGAGGTCAGCTTGGCCAGACCGGGAAAGCGATACGGCCGGTTCGGCGTCGAGGAACCGCCGACACCGGGCACGTCGAAGGCGATCACTTCCAGATCTGGATCCAGTGCCGCGACAAACGGAAACACCAGCTCCAGGTTGGCGCCGATGCCGTTGAAAATCAGCAAGGGCGTCAAGTGAGGCTTGCCGGGGCGTACCGCCGTGCGGAGGGTCTGGCCATCCAGATCGACGGTACGGAATATGAACGGTTGCGGCATGCGTCAGGCCCTGTGGATTTCAAGTACACCCCGCCCCCTGTGTAGGAGCTGCCGAAGGCTGCGATCTGTTGATCTTGATTTTAAAAACAGAATCAAAAGATCGCAGCCTGCGGCAGCTCCTACATTGGGCCGGGTGTGTCAGTTACCGCTCGTGAACGTAAGTGCCCGGCGAGGCTTCACCCGCCGGATACGCTTTATTGCCCAGTTTCAGCGGGGCCTTTTTCAGGTTGCCCGAGCGCTCGGCCTGCCACGTCTGCCAGTACAGCCACCAGGAGTCGGTGTGCTTGGTCGAGTTCTCTTGCCATTCATCGGCATTGGCAGCCACTTCTTCGCTGGTCATGTAGCGCGATTTCGGATTGCCCGGCGGGTTCAGGATGCTCTGGATATGCCCACTGCTCGACAGCACGAATTCCACTTTGCCGCCGAACAACTGCGCCGACTTGTAGCAGGACTTCCACGGCGTGATGTGGTCGTTGGTGCCGGCCAGCGAGAAGATATCGGCCGTGACCTGCTTGAGGTCGATCGGCGTGCCGCACACTTCCAGTGCATTCGGGCGGATCAGTGGGTTGTTTTTGAACATCTCGATCAGGTCGCCGTGGAACGCAGCGGGCAACCGGGTGGTGTCGTTGTTCCAGAACAGGATGTCGAACACCGGCGGCTCATTGCCGAGCAGGTAGTTGTTGACCCAGTAGTTCCAGATAAGGTCGTTGGGACGCATCCAGGCGAAGACCTTGGCCATGTCTTTGCCTTCGAGCACGCCGGCCTGGTACGAATGGCGCTTGGCGGTCTCCAGAGTCTGCTCGTCGACGAACAGGGCGACGTCGCTGTCCAGCGTCGTGTCGAGCACGCTGACCAGCAGCGTGAGGGCATTGACCTTCTTCTCGCCGATCGCCGCGTAATGGCCGAGCAGGGCGGTGCAGGTGATGCCGCCGGAGCAGGCGCCGAGCATGTTCACGTCTTTGCTGCCGGTAATCGCGGTGACCACGTCGACGGCTTCTTTCAGCGCGTCGATATAGGTCGACAGGCCCCACTCGCGCTGTGCTTTGGTCGGGTTGCGCCAGCTGACGATAAACGTCTGCACGTTATTGCGCAGGCAGAAGCGCGCCAGACTCTTGTCCGGGCTCAAATCGAATACGTAGAACTTGTTGATCTGCGGCGGCACCACCAGCAAAGGGCGCTCGTGGACTTGCTCGGTGATCGGCTTGTACTGGATCAGCTCCAGCACGTCGTTGCGAAACACCACCGCGCCTTCGGTGACGCCGAGGCTCTTGCCGACTTCAAACGCGCCCATGTTGACCTGGCTCGGCATGCCGCCGTTGTGCACCAGATCCTTGGCCAGATGCGAGAGACCGTCGAGCAGGCTTTTGCCGCCGGTTTCGAAGAAGCGTTTCACGGCGGCCGGGTTGGCGGCGGTGTTGGTCGGGGCCATGGCTTCGGTCATCAGGTTGATGACAAAGTGGCCGCGGGCAATGTCTTTGGGTGACAGGCTGCTGTCATCGATCCAGGCATGGAGTTCCTTGCGCCACGCCAGGTAAGTTTGCAGATAACGTTTGTAGAGCGGGTTCTGGCTCCACGCAGGATCAGCGAAGCGACGGTCATCGCCAGCCGGTTGCAGTTCGGATTTTCCAAACAACACGTTCTTCAGTTCGAGGCCGAAATGGGTGACGTGCTTGACGCTATGGATCGGTTGTCTGATGGCCTGTTTCAGCACCATACGAGCAGAGGCCAGCAGATCCTTTCCGCGTAGCCCAACGACGGGATTAAGCCCCAGGGTGTTTTCCGAGGCTTGGTACTTCAGGTCATCGTTATTCTTGTTACTCATCTACGACGCTCCATTGTCCTGAGACGAGTACCCGGTTTTCTGTGCAGTTCCACAGCCAATGCCAGGTACTACTGCTCGGGTGACCGTTAATTCTGCATAGCTGCTTTACAGTCGTAGAGCACTGCAGGGAACTTGCCAGCTCCATTGGTTACCCGAGTTTAATTTTTTTCGCAAGCGGGCCGATCCTCGGCCACACAGCGGAGCATTCAAACAGATGAATTTAGAAAATGCCCTCTAATGAGCGCA
This region of Pseudomonas sp. R84 genomic DNA includes:
- the phaZ gene encoding poly(3-hydroxyalkanoate) depolymerase; translation: MPQPFIFRTVDLDGQTLRTAVRPGKPHLTPLLIFNGIGANLELVFPFVAALDPDLEVIAFDVPGVGGSSTPNRPYRFPGLAKLTSRMLDYLDYGQVNVIGVSWGGALAQQFAYDYPERCKKLVLAATAAGAVMVPGKPKVLWMMASPRRYIQPSHVIRIAPLIYGGSFRRDPTLAASHAAKVRSAGKLGYYWQLFAGLGWTSIHWLHKIHQPTLVLAGDDDPLIPLINMRMLAWRIPNAQLHIIDDGHLFLITRAEAVAPIIMKFLQEERQRAVMHPHPTPLGG
- a CDS encoding phasin family protein — its product is MAKVILKKKIDVSTSALSDVKSYARKIWLAGLGAYAKVGQEGSDYFQELIKAGQAVEKKGKKAVTEKLEAANAEIDEAKSEVSSFKGRVEVQLDKVEKAFDSRVASALNRIGIPSKHDVETLSAKLDELTALLERVARKS
- the ubiE gene encoding bifunctional demethylmenaquinone methyltransferase/2-methoxy-6-polyprenyl-1,4-benzoquinol methylase UbiE produces the protein MTDQRKGSDAEPTTHFGFKNVPESQKAEKVAEVFHSVAAKYDLMNDLLSGGMHRLWKRFAIELSGVRSGNRVLDIAGGTGDLTKKFSHLVGPTGQVVLADINESMLKVGRDRLLDLGVAGNVEFVQADAEKLPFPDNHFDCVTIAFGLRNVTHKEDALRSMLRVLKPGGRLLVLEFSKPTNALMSKAYDAYSFAFMPLMGKLITNDSESYRYLAESIRMHPNQETLKSMMVDAGFDRVTYHNMTAGIVALHRGIKP
- the phaC gene encoding class II poly(R)-hydroxyalkanoic acid synthase gives rise to the protein MRDKPATGVVPSPAVFINAQSAITGLRGRDLISTLRNVAAHGLRNPIHSAKHALKLGGQLGRVLLGETLHPTNPNDSRFADPAWSLNPFYRRSLQAYLAWQKQVKSWIDESNMSPDDRARAHFAFTLLNDAVAPSNTLLNPLAVKELFNSGGHSLVRGLSHLFDDLLHNDGLPRQVTKQAFEVGKTVATTTGSVVFRNEMLELIQYKPMSEKQYAKPLLVVPPQINKYYIFDLSPHNSFVQYALKNGLQTFMISWRNPDVRHREWGLSTYVEAVEEAMNICRAITGAREVNLMGACAGGLTIAALQGHLQAKRQLRRVSSATYLVSLLDSEIETSATLFADEQTLEAAKRRSYQKGVLEGRDMAKVFAWMRPNDLIWSYFVNNYLLGKEPPAFDILYWNNDNTRLPAAFHGDLLDFFKHNPLTHPGGLEVCGTPIDLQKVTVDSFSVAGMNDHITPWDAVYRSTLLLGGERRFLLSNSGHVQSILNPPSNPKAAYVENGKMSSDPRAWYYDGKHVDGSWWPQWLEWIQQRSGAQHETSFTLGNPNYPPMEAAPGTYVRVR
- a CDS encoding SCP2 domain-containing protein translates to MLLTGLLASVELGLNRVLRLDSTALPRLAHLTGKVIAVDCRSPALQLFILPSDEGLMLASHWETAVDCTLRAPASSLIKLAVSKDKTAVLHAPEVELDGDSGVLLELAGVLQDLELDWEYELSRWLGPVATQLVGGHLRSRARWYQQGFASLNQNLAEYLAEESRTLVGQREAEARFSELDRIKLDLERLEARFERLSRSLDPSDNA
- the ubiB gene encoding ubiquinone biosynthesis regulatory protein kinase UbiB, with product MKLLAVRRLLRIQSVVIRYRLDDLLFDLPLPWFLLALRYVLPWRWFPRKPLDLSRGARLRLALQDLGPIFIKFGQILSTRRDLLPEDIADELMRLQDRVPPFDSQLSIKLIEEQLGKKISDVFSRFDVEPLASASVAQVHAAQLKTGEEVVVKVIRPGLKPIIAQDLAWLFILARAAEKLSADARLLHPVDVVQDYEKTIYDELDLLREAANASQLKRNFEGSPLLYVPQVYWDWCRPKVLVMERIYGIQVTDLATLADQRTDMKMLAERGVEIFFTQVFRDSFFHADMHPGNIFVSTVNPWSPQYIAIDCGIVGSLTPEDQDYLARNLFAFFKRDYRRVAQLHIDSGWVPAETKLNEFEAAIRTVCEPIFEKPLKDISFGQVLMRLFQTARRFNMEVQPQLVLLQKTLLNIEGLGRQLYPDLDLWNTAQPFLERWMRERVSPKALLGNVQSQFEQLPHLANMARDLLERMSQPHAYDPPPPWHKRKDDWFLRLLGCAHLAGGVILAIGGPLHELGHWPAGIMVAVGLYLVVRR
- a CDS encoding TetR/AcrR family transcriptional regulator; amino-acid sequence: MKTRDRILECALQLFNEKGEPNVSTMEVANEMGISPGNLYYHFHGKEPLILGLFERFQNELAPLLDPPADVELAPEDYWLFLHLIVERLAQYRFLFQDLSNLAGRLPKLAKGIRHLLNALKRTLASLLARLKAGGQLVSDTQALGQLVEQITMTLLFSLDYQRILDREGEVRLVVYQIMMLVAPHLLPPVKVATERMALQYLEDHD
- a CDS encoding phasin family protein, which gives rise to MAGKKNTDKEGSSWIGKVEDYSRKIWLAGLGVYSKIDTDGSKLFDTLVKDGEKAEKLTKSAVGKKVDAAKDSASSAKSRISGVKDRALGKWDELEGAFDKRLNSAISRLGVPSRNEVKALNSKVDTLTKQIEKLTGLKAQPVAAKTAAAKPAAKTAAAKPAAKSAAKPLAKAAAKPAAKAAAKPAAKTAAAKPAAKAAAKPVAAKAAAKTAAKPAAKTAAKPAAKPAAKTAAAKPAAKPAAKPAAAKKPAVKKPAAPKAAAPKPAAPAAARPATPAAPVSASNSAAAPTPAATPTVASTPSTPTSQS
- the phaC gene encoding class II poly(R)-hydroxyalkanoic acid synthase, whose amino-acid sequence is MSNKNNDDLKYQASENTLGLNPVVGLRGKDLLASARMVLKQAIRQPIHSVKHVTHFGLELKNVLFGKSELQPAGDDRRFADPAWSQNPLYKRYLQTYLAWRKELHAWIDDSSLSPKDIARGHFVINLMTEAMAPTNTAANPAAVKRFFETGGKSLLDGLSHLAKDLVHNGGMPSQVNMGAFEVGKSLGVTEGAVVFRNDVLELIQYKPITEQVHERPLLVVPPQINKFYVFDLSPDKSLARFCLRNNVQTFIVSWRNPTKAQREWGLSTYIDALKEAVDVVTAITGSKDVNMLGACSGGITCTALLGHYAAIGEKKVNALTLLVSVLDTTLDSDVALFVDEQTLETAKRHSYQAGVLEGKDMAKVFAWMRPNDLIWNYWVNNYLLGNEPPVFDILFWNNDTTRLPAAFHGDLIEMFKNNPLIRPNALEVCGTPIDLKQVTADIFSLAGTNDHITPWKSCYKSAQLFGGKVEFVLSSSGHIQSILNPPGNPKSRYMTSEEVAANADEWQENSTKHTDSWWLYWQTWQAERSGNLKKAPLKLGNKAYPAGEASPGTYVHER
- a CDS encoding polyhydroxyalkanoic acid system family protein is translated as MAKITVERAHNLGKEAAREKADKLAQKLSEQYGLEPQWSGDTLNLKRSGVKGAVHVADDSIKVDVELGLMMSAMSGMIKAEIEKALDKALV